The Pseudomonas extremaustralis genome contains a region encoding:
- a CDS encoding HEPN domain-containing protein, translating into MENLKVEYLAIINSKEGFCNTTPSFNNLIQSYGSVDIKNKYIIFDGLRFDYDVQRGEIQNNSHLFYHVRLGCPSDRDVSIFLSLLKSIRTILAKVSEKPVEVLWDDVSSSLSYAAYPVIHEIENMMRKLITKFMLTKIGLGWTKEAVPKEVSESIRTKKSSAGNNYLFETDFIQLSDFLFRPYSTANSSKLLDKLRSALTTNDVNIEELKELVPTSNWERYFQPIVNCKSEYLQTRWARLYDLRCLVAHNNFIGHEDFENILKISGEVKEKLAEALSKLDSIHMSAEQKEEVAENIATTVNSTHAELISIWISIQQLLIEIAMNALDHVQARDLIKNKTSTRMIIDKLVNHSVIPVKLAQELIKLQLSRDIIVHNVDAELSDSVLLTADSVKHELIDFLETLDDIPSSTSLEEINPDTLEPSAAPSQ; encoded by the coding sequence ATGGAAAACCTCAAAGTTGAGTACCTCGCGATAATCAATTCAAAAGAGGGGTTTTGTAATACCACGCCGTCTTTTAATAATTTGATTCAATCCTATGGCAGCGTAGATATAAAGAATAAGTACATTATTTTTGACGGCTTGAGATTTGATTATGACGTACAGCGAGGGGAAATACAGAATAACAGCCATCTTTTTTATCATGTCCGGCTGGGCTGCCCTAGTGATAGAGATGTCTCTATCTTCCTGTCTCTGCTGAAGTCGATTCGTACGATTTTGGCCAAGGTTTCCGAAAAACCGGTTGAAGTGTTATGGGATGATGTAAGCAGCAGTTTGTCGTATGCAGCTTATCCAGTGATTCATGAAATTGAGAACATGATGCGTAAGCTTATCACCAAGTTTATGCTAACAAAAATTGGTTTGGGCTGGACCAAAGAGGCGGTGCCGAAAGAGGTTTCCGAGTCGATTCGAACAAAGAAGAGTTCGGCCGGGAATAATTATCTATTCGAGACCGACTTTATACAGCTTTCCGACTTTCTGTTCAGGCCGTATTCGACAGCTAATTCTTCGAAGCTCTTAGACAAGCTCCGCTCGGCGCTTACAACCAATGATGTCAATATAGAAGAGCTCAAGGAATTGGTACCCACCTCAAACTGGGAAAGATATTTTCAGCCCATTGTGAATTGCAAGAGCGAGTACCTGCAGACTCGATGGGCAAGGCTTTATGATCTGCGCTGTTTGGTGGCTCATAATAATTTCATCGGTCATGAAGATTTTGAAAACATCCTAAAAATCTCGGGGGAAGTTAAAGAGAAACTGGCCGAGGCGCTGAGTAAACTCGATAGCATCCATATGTCTGCCGAGCAGAAAGAGGAAGTTGCAGAAAATATAGCCACTACGGTAAACAGTACTCATGCCGAACTGATTAGTATTTGGATTTCAATACAGCAGTTACTCATTGAAATAGCGATGAACGCGCTGGACCATGTGCAAGCACGCGACCTCATCAAGAATAAGACATCTACTCGGATGATAATAGATAAACTTGTAAATCATTCTGTTATCCCGGTGAAACTTGCTCAAGAGTTGATAAAGCTCCAGCTGTCCCGAGATATCATTGTGCACAACGTTGATGCTGAGCTAAGTGATTCAGTGTTGCTAACTGCTGACTCTGTAAAGCATGAATTGATTGATTTCTTGGAAACATTGGACGACATTCCCAGCTCCACTAGCTTGGAGGAAATTAACCCGGATACTCTCGAGCCTTCCGCGGCTCCGTCGCAGTGA
- a CDS encoding IS1182 family transposase: protein MMGQLSSGQERLFYSFNIEDHIPANHLLRSIDRCLDLSDLRHYLADFYSPIGRPSIDPELMIRLLVVGYCYGIRSERRLCEEAHLNLAYRWFCRLSLEDEVPNHSTFSKNRHGRFRDSSLFRWLFNEVLRRCMDAGLVKGEGFAVDASVIKADASRQRGVPGDDEINWRDPSLSTRAVREYLEALDEEALREALPKRLSLTDPLSRWTAAPGGPAFFAYSTNYLIDVEHGVIMDVEPTPAHRTAEVESTKTMIERVEEQFDIKPDRLIGDTAYGTAPMLAWMVNEKDIEPHVPVWDKTERKNESLSISDFQWSEEAQEYRCPTGHALRSEWRAFKNQRSHVTKADTIIFRSRKTDCSKCSMKERCCPNTSFRKIARSVHEAARNVARRIAATPQYVCSRHERKKVEMLFAHLKRILKLDRLRLRGMTGANDEFTLAAAVQNLRRLAKLTSQGPPTTG, encoded by the coding sequence ATGATGGGACAATTGTCGAGCGGACAAGAGAGGCTGTTTTACTCGTTCAACATTGAAGATCACATCCCAGCCAATCACCTCCTGCGCAGCATTGATCGATGCCTTGATCTCAGCGATCTGCGCCATTATCTCGCCGATTTTTATAGCCCAATCGGGCGCCCATCGATTGATCCCGAACTGATGATTCGCCTGTTGGTGGTGGGCTACTGCTACGGCATTCGCTCCGAACGTCGGTTGTGCGAAGAGGCTCATTTGAACTTGGCGTATCGCTGGTTCTGCCGCTTAAGCCTCGAAGACGAAGTCCCCAATCACTCTACGTTTTCCAAGAATCGGCACGGTCGCTTTCGTGACAGCTCGCTGTTTCGCTGGCTGTTCAACGAGGTGCTGCGTCGCTGCATGGACGCAGGTCTGGTCAAGGGCGAAGGGTTTGCGGTCGACGCCAGCGTCATCAAAGCAGATGCCAGTCGGCAACGTGGCGTACCTGGCGATGATGAAATCAACTGGCGCGATCCGTCGCTGAGTACTCGCGCCGTGCGTGAGTACCTTGAAGCGCTGGATGAAGAAGCGTTACGCGAAGCACTGCCTAAGCGCCTGTCATTGACTGATCCACTTTCTCGTTGGACCGCAGCGCCAGGAGGCCCGGCGTTTTTCGCCTACTCGACGAACTATCTGATTGATGTCGAGCATGGCGTGATCATGGATGTGGAGCCGACCCCAGCGCATCGAACCGCCGAGGTCGAGAGCACCAAGACCATGATCGAGCGGGTCGAAGAACAGTTCGACATCAAGCCGGATCGGCTCATCGGCGATACCGCTTACGGAACCGCACCGATGCTGGCCTGGATGGTGAACGAAAAAGACATCGAGCCGCATGTGCCGGTTTGGGACAAAACCGAGCGTAAGAACGAGAGCCTCTCGATCAGTGATTTTCAATGGAGTGAAGAAGCGCAGGAATATCGTTGTCCCACGGGGCACGCCCTGCGCAGCGAGTGGCGGGCCTTCAAGAACCAGCGCTCACATGTCACGAAAGCCGACACCATCATCTTTCGATCCCGGAAAACAGACTGCTCTAAATGCTCAATGAAAGAGCGCTGCTGCCCAAACACCTCGTTCCGAAAAATCGCCCGTAGCGTCCATGAGGCGGCACGCAATGTTGCTCGGCGAATTGCCGCAACACCGCAATACGTGTGCTCTCGCCATGAGCGCAAAAAGGTCGAAATGTTGTTCGCTCATCTCAAACGAATCCTGAAACTGGATCGATTAAGGCTACGAGGAATGACCGGTGCAAACGACGAATTTACCTTGGCCGCTGCGGTACAGAATTTAAGACGACTGGCGAAACTGACCTCACAAGGGCCGCCGACCACGGGATAG